A window of the Haloarcula litorea genome harbors these coding sequences:
- a CDS encoding methyl-accepting chemotaxis protein — protein sequence MSSKDTQRAAASGGNDGGIVAAIVPDFVRANFALKFAIVLVVMALSVGAVGIFATEQIQAYTADQVTAEYRGTAAQEGDIIEQWFERNRLSTQFVSSDDVWTSNDAEQLRLELRNREASLSADVTSIHLVEREITGTSIVASTSLSAGTNVSRVNRTWTGGTEFDQAGEVVHSSVYRTQDGPVVGFMSPVSASQNRYILIEYSVGSITESLQGAQRAEGGFTQVVNASNVVMFDEGKGQGVGDAILTQYASGEAALRPVQRANDLRGSGDVEAGVIQTMQPSDVLDERYTVGYSPVAGTDWVVLVHAPYSAVFGFVQNVQLYGFVGTGLMVLLIGGVGAALGYNVSTSIDRLTRKTEQMREGNLDVDISTGRIDNVGRLYDGFGDMRDALKEQIDEAERARKQAEVSRAEAMEMNTYLQEKAEEFSDVMEATAGGNLTRRMDTDGENESMDRIASEFNGMVDELEKTIGQLDSFADEVAESGDVVLTSAESVREASEQVAESVQKISDDAYDQKERLQRISEDLDDLVATLERLDRENPDVEMGDSLDQFRATAATLQEAADTSEDMMAESETVAGAAEEQAAELNEVSSRAERLKRYAQPLGDILGRFETEAEHEFVFSGGPSQGLTEDEE from the coding sequence ATGAGCTCGAAGGACACACAGCGGGCAGCGGCATCGGGCGGGAACGACGGCGGAATCGTCGCGGCGATCGTCCCGGACTTCGTCCGGGCGAACTTCGCGCTGAAGTTCGCGATCGTCCTCGTGGTGATGGCCCTGTCCGTCGGCGCGGTGGGCATCTTCGCCACGGAACAGATCCAGGCCTACACGGCCGACCAGGTGACCGCGGAGTACCGCGGGACCGCGGCCCAGGAGGGGGACATCATCGAGCAGTGGTTCGAGCGGAACCGGCTCTCGACGCAGTTCGTCTCCTCGGACGACGTCTGGACGTCGAACGACGCCGAGCAGCTCCGGCTCGAACTCCGCAACCGCGAGGCGAGCCTCTCGGCGGACGTGACGTCGATCCACCTCGTCGAGCGCGAGATCACCGGCACCTCGATCGTCGCCAGCACGTCGCTGAGCGCCGGCACGAACGTGAGTCGGGTGAACCGGACCTGGACGGGCGGGACGGAGTTCGACCAGGCCGGCGAGGTGGTCCACTCCAGCGTCTACCGGACCCAGGACGGACCGGTGGTGGGCTTCATGAGCCCGGTGTCGGCCTCCCAGAACCGCTACATCCTCATCGAGTACTCGGTCGGCAGCATCACCGAGTCGCTCCAGGGTGCCCAGCGAGCCGAGGGCGGTTTCACGCAGGTCGTCAACGCCTCGAACGTCGTGATGTTCGACGAGGGGAAGGGACAGGGGGTCGGCGACGCCATCCTGACCCAGTACGCGTCCGGCGAGGCGGCCCTCCGGCCGGTCCAGCGGGCGAACGACCTCCGCGGCTCCGGCGACGTCGAGGCCGGCGTCATCCAGACGATGCAGCCCAGCGACGTCCTCGACGAGCGGTACACGGTCGGCTACTCGCCCGTCGCCGGCACCGACTGGGTCGTGCTGGTCCACGCGCCGTACTCGGCCGTGTTCGGCTTCGTCCAGAACGTCCAGCTCTACGGCTTCGTCGGGACCGGGCTGATGGTCCTGCTCATCGGTGGGGTCGGGGCGGCACTGGGGTACAACGTCTCGACCTCGATCGACCGGCTGACCCGCAAGACCGAACAGATGCGCGAGGGGAACCTCGACGTGGACATCTCGACGGGCCGCATCGACAACGTCGGGCGGCTGTACGACGGGTTCGGTGACATGCGCGACGCCCTGAAAGAGCAGATCGACGAAGCCGAGCGGGCACGCAAGCAGGCCGAGGTGTCCCGGGCCGAGGCGATGGAGATGAACACGTACCTCCAGGAGAAGGCCGAGGAGTTCTCGGACGTGATGGAGGCCACGGCGGGCGGGAACCTCACCCGGCGGATGGACACCGACGGCGAGAACGAGTCGATGGACCGCATCGCGAGCGAGTTCAACGGGATGGTCGACGAGCTCGAGAAGACGATCGGCCAGCTCGACAGCTTCGCAGACGAGGTGGCCGAGTCCGGTGACGTCGTGCTCACGAGCGCCGAATCCGTCCGCGAGGCCTCCGAGCAGGTCGCCGAGTCCGTGCAGAAGATCTCCGACGACGCCTACGACCAGAAGGAACGGCTCCAGCGCATCTCGGAGGACCTCGACGACCTGGTGGCGACGCTGGAACGGCTGGACCGAGAGAACCCCGACGTCGAGATGGGCGACTCCCTCGACCAGTTCCGGGCCACGGCCGCGACCCTACAGGAGGCCGCCGACACCAGCGAGGACATGATGGCCGAGTCCGAGACCGTCGCCGGTGCCGCGGAGGAACAGGCCGCAGAACTCAACGAGGTCTCCTCGCGCGCCGAGCGCCTGAAGCGGTACGCCCAGCCGCTGGGCGACATCCTCGGCCGGTTCGAGACGGAGGCCGAACACGAGTTCGTCTTCTCCGGCGGTCCCTCGCAGGGACTGACCGAAGACGAGGAGTAG
- a CDS encoding ABC transporter substrate-binding protein → MGRRLSTRSVSRRRFLRTAGAAGVAGLAGCGGGGDGTPTAESVGTYPVTGDTAPFGFNVARSGPFSTEGAEELRGAKLAVKHINEGGGWVGNREFGALDGDGLLGKSVEPVVRDTGSDPEVARQNAVSMIENEDVIMLAGGSTSDTGLAQQTVAAERQVIYMATMVHIDALTGSSCNRWTFREMFDAYMTAKALEPVLVDEYGSDVRFFQMYSEDDWGNAQRDLMTQFLSDAGWQPVGSLSVQLGTRDFGQYMSDIENADEDVLVLNLRGLDAANAVRAVRENFPDENVVIPLYTRAVAQSAGGAIEDVIGTIAWDPSIETPLSKSFIDAFSSEYEGGTGSANAAIPSGPAQVAYTQTLQYANAVARAGTFDPNEVIPAIEGREYAAGIGAQTMRACDHQSMRPVPIVKGRSGDQQTFGRYYDLVETTRDATYSCTDGPAANCSLGDN, encoded by the coding sequence ATGGGTCGTAGGCTATCGACGAGATCGGTCTCCCGACGGCGCTTTCTCCGGACCGCAGGTGCCGCCGGGGTCGCGGGCCTGGCCGGCTGTGGCGGCGGTGGTGACGGGACACCGACCGCCGAGTCGGTCGGGACCTACCCCGTGACCGGCGACACCGCCCCGTTCGGGTTCAACGTCGCGCGCTCGGGCCCCTTCTCGACGGAGGGGGCCGAGGAACTCAGGGGGGCGAAACTCGCCGTCAAGCACATCAACGAGGGCGGCGGGTGGGTCGGCAACCGGGAGTTCGGCGCGCTCGACGGGGACGGCCTGCTCGGGAAGTCGGTCGAACCCGTCGTCCGGGACACGGGGAGCGATCCCGAGGTGGCGCGGCAGAACGCCGTCTCGATGATCGAGAACGAGGACGTGATAATGCTCGCCGGCGGATCGACGAGCGACACGGGCCTCGCCCAGCAGACGGTCGCCGCCGAGCGGCAGGTCATCTATATGGCGACGATGGTCCACATAGACGCGCTCACCGGCTCGTCCTGCAACCGCTGGACGTTCCGCGAGATGTTCGACGCCTACATGACCGCGAAGGCGCTCGAACCCGTCCTCGTCGACGAGTACGGCTCCGACGTGCGGTTCTTCCAGATGTACTCGGAGGACGACTGGGGCAACGCACAGCGGGACCTGATGACCCAGTTCCTCTCGGACGCCGGCTGGCAGCCCGTCGGGAGCCTCAGCGTCCAGCTGGGGACCCGCGACTTCGGGCAGTACATGTCCGACATCGAGAACGCCGACGAGGACGTGCTCGTCCTGAACCTCCGGGGGCTCGACGCGGCCAACGCCGTCCGGGCGGTCCGGGAGAACTTCCCGGACGAGAACGTCGTCATCCCGCTGTACACGCGGGCGGTGGCACAGAGCGCCGGCGGGGCTATCGAGGACGTCATCGGCACCATCGCCTGGGACCCCTCGATCGAGACGCCGCTCTCGAAGTCGTTCATCGACGCGTTCAGCAGCGAGTACGAGGGCGGTACCGGATCGGCGAACGCCGCGATCCCCTCGGGTCCGGCACAGGTGGCGTACACGCAGACGCTCCAGTACGCCAACGCGGTCGCGCGGGCCGGGACGTTCGATCCGAACGAGGTGATCCCGGCCATCGAGGGCCGCGAGTACGCGGCCGGGATCGGCGCACAGACGATGCGCGCCTGCGACCACCAGTCGATGCGGCCCGTCCCGATCGTCAAGGGGCGATCGGGCGACCAGCAGACGTTCGGGCGGTACTACGACCTCGTCGAGACGACGCGGGACGCGACCTACTCCTGTACGGACGGACCGGCAGCGAACTGTTCGCTCGGGGACAACTGA
- the kdgK1 gene encoding bifunctional 2-dehydro-3-deoxygluconokinase/2-dehydro-3-deoxygalactonokinase encodes MTDLVTFGETMLRLSPPDDERLETADQYTVRAAGAESNVAVAAQRLGLDAVWTSKLPDSPVGRRVTGELASHGVTTDVVWDDSDGGRQGTYYLEQGPPPRGNEVIYDRANASVTTAETGELPTEHLGSARGFHTTGITPALSDTLESTTGDLLSMAREAETTTSLDLNYRSKLWDPETAKSVLTDLFPDVDVLVVAERDAEVVLGRDGDPESVARGLADDYGFEVTLVTRGAEGALALADGEVFEQPTYEASSAHPVGTGDSFVGGFLSQYLDGGSVDDALAWGAATAALKRSVPGDIAVVSPAEVEGVIEGDTEAISR; translated from the coding sequence ATGACCGACCTCGTCACCTTCGGCGAGACGATGTTGCGGTTGTCGCCACCCGACGACGAGCGCCTCGAGACGGCCGACCAGTACACCGTCCGTGCCGCCGGAGCGGAGTCGAACGTCGCCGTCGCGGCCCAGCGGCTCGGCCTCGACGCCGTCTGGACGTCGAAACTCCCGGACTCGCCGGTCGGTCGCCGCGTCACCGGCGAACTGGCCTCCCACGGGGTCACGACCGACGTGGTCTGGGACGACAGCGACGGCGGCCGACAGGGGACCTACTACCTCGAACAGGGGCCGCCGCCGCGGGGGAACGAGGTCATCTACGACCGGGCGAACGCGAGCGTGACGACGGCCGAGACGGGCGAACTGCCGACCGAACACCTCGGCTCGGCGCGCGGGTTCCACACGACCGGGATCACGCCGGCGCTGTCGGACACGCTCGAATCGACGACGGGGGACCTCCTCTCGATGGCCCGGGAGGCGGAGACGACGACCAGCCTCGACCTGAACTACCGCTCGAAGCTCTGGGACCCCGAGACGGCGAAGTCGGTGCTGACCGACCTGTTCCCGGACGTGGACGTGCTGGTCGTGGCCGAACGCGACGCGGAGGTCGTGCTGGGACGGGACGGCGACCCAGAGTCGGTGGCCCGCGGACTGGCCGACGACTACGGCTTCGAGGTGACGCTCGTCACGCGCGGGGCCGAAGGCGCGCTCGCGCTGGCGGACGGCGAGGTGTTCGAACAACCCACCTACGAGGCGTCGAGCGCCCACCCGGTCGGCACCGGGGACTCCTTCGTGGGCGGGTTCCTCTCGCAGTACCTCGACGGCGGGTCGGTCGACGACGCCCTCGCCTGGGGGGCGGCGACCGCCGCGCTGAAGCGCTCGGTCCCCGGCGACATCGCCGTCGTCTCGCCCGCGGAAGTGGAGGGAGTGATCGAGGGCGACACCGAAGCCATCTCGCGGTAA
- the pyk gene encoding pyruvate kinase, translating to MRNAKIVCTLGPASETVEDIAALAEAGMSVARLNASHGSPEHRRTMIDRIREVDDIVDSPVASMLDMPGPEVRTAPVREPIELVEGSTVRFVVGDEATPEEVGVSQSIAAVEAGDRVLLDDGRIETTVERVEDDVVYAHVESGGELGARKGVNVPGVELGLPTITENDEQELDVAAEKEPDFVAASFVRDGEDIYEINQAMESRGIDIPIIAKIERAGAVENLDSIIDAAYGVMVARGDLGVECPLEDVPIIQKRIIRKCHEAGVPVITATEMLDSMVHSRRPTRAEASDVANAVLDGTDAVMLSGETAIGDHPARVVETMDRIVEDVEQSDEYYESREQRVPEAGDTRTDALARSARFLARDIGASAVVAASESGYTALKAAKYRPSIPIVASTPNEDVRRKLALSWGITPVTTEYTTDGADAIIQSAVQSALETEAAEGGDTVVVLSGMMTELEGLNTANMLKVHVAAEMLVSGRSVVDGLVTGPVYHAADGDVTEAPDGAILVVPEDFDGEFDGDVSRAGAIIDAHQGITSYAAIVARELGIPMIADASLPDHVTDGTTVTLDAERAVVYEEIAGPERLDDR from the coding sequence GTGCGTAACGCGAAGATCGTCTGTACGCTCGGCCCGGCCAGCGAGACCGTCGAAGACATCGCCGCGCTGGCGGAGGCCGGGATGTCGGTCGCGCGGCTGAACGCCAGCCACGGCTCTCCCGAGCACCGCCGGACGATGATCGACCGAATCCGGGAGGTCGACGACATCGTCGACAGCCCGGTCGCGTCGATGCTAGACATGCCCGGCCCGGAGGTCCGGACCGCGCCCGTCCGCGAACCGATCGAACTGGTCGAGGGATCGACCGTCCGGTTCGTCGTCGGCGACGAGGCGACGCCCGAAGAGGTCGGCGTCTCCCAGTCGATCGCCGCCGTCGAGGCCGGCGACCGCGTCCTGCTGGACGACGGCCGCATCGAGACCACGGTCGAGCGCGTCGAGGACGACGTGGTGTACGCACACGTCGAGAGCGGCGGCGAGCTGGGTGCCCGGAAGGGCGTCAACGTCCCCGGCGTCGAACTCGGCCTGCCGACCATCACCGAGAACGACGAGCAGGAACTCGACGTCGCCGCGGAGAAGGAACCCGACTTCGTCGCCGCCTCGTTCGTCCGGGACGGCGAGGACATCTACGAGATCAATCAGGCGATGGAGTCCCGCGGCATCGACATCCCCATCATCGCGAAGATCGAGCGGGCCGGGGCCGTCGAGAACCTCGACTCCATCATCGACGCCGCCTACGGCGTGATGGTCGCCCGGGGGGACCTCGGCGTCGAGTGTCCGCTGGAGGACGTCCCGATCATCCAGAAGCGCATCATCCGGAAGTGCCACGAGGCCGGGGTCCCGGTCATCACCGCGACGGAGATGCTGGACTCGATGGTCCACTCGCGGCGACCGACCCGCGCGGAGGCCTCGGACGTGGCAAACGCCGTGCTGGACGGCACCGACGCCGTGATGCTGTCGGGCGAGACCGCGATCGGCGACCACCCCGCCCGGGTCGTCGAGACGATGGATCGCATCGTCGAGGACGTCGAGCAGAGCGACGAGTACTACGAGTCCCGCGAACAGCGGGTTCCGGAGGCGGGCGACACGCGGACGGACGCGCTGGCCCGCTCGGCTCGGTTCCTCGCGCGGGACATCGGTGCCTCCGCCGTCGTCGCGGCCTCCGAGTCCGGCTACACGGCGCTGAAGGCCGCGAAGTACCGCCCCTCGATCCCGATCGTCGCCTCCACGCCCAACGAGGACGTGCGGCGGAAGCTCGCGCTCTCGTGGGGGATCACGCCGGTCACGACCGAGTACACCACCGACGGAGCCGACGCCATCATCCAGAGCGCGGTCCAGTCGGCCCTGGAGACCGAGGCCGCCGAGGGCGGCGACACGGTGGTCGTCCTCTCGGGGATGATGACGGAACTCGAGGGGCTCAACACCGCGAACATGCTCAAGGTCCACGTCGCCGCCGAGATGCTCGTCAGCGGCCGCTCGGTGGTCGACGGCCTCGTCACCGGCCCCGTCTACCACGCCGCGGACGGCGACGTGACGGAGGCCCCCGACGGGGCGATCCTGGTCGTCCCGGAGGACTTCGACGGCGAGTTCGACGGCGACGTGAGCCGCGCGGGGGCCATCATCGACGCCCACCAGGGGATCACCAGCTACGCCGCCATCGTCGCCCGCGAGCTCGGCATCCCGATGATCGCGGACGCCTCCCTGCCGGACCACGTCACCGACGGCACGACCGTGACCCTCGACGCGGAACGGGCGGTCGTCTACGAGGAGATCGCCGGCCCGGAGCGGCTGGACGACCGCTAG
- a CDS encoding ROK family protein yields MGAYAGVDLGATHIRAVIGDSDGTPVASFKRETPRGPNGIAVTEAVLDALREACAAADIDPSEVESAGIGSFGPLDLAEGVVENPANLPDTIDRIPLTGPVENLLGTPRVFLHNDANAGAIAERFYSDRNPDDMIYLTISSGVGAGVVVDGNVLSGWDGNAGEVGHLTIDPQGFMTCGCGHDGHWEAYCSGENIPRYATQLHREDPVETALPINTEGFDAADVFAYAGEDAFASHVLEQVSHWNAIGVANMVHSYAPLVIYVGGAVALNNPEQVLEPIREQLDDMVMSNIPDIQLTTLGDDVVVRGALASALTGGTGDPAQGV; encoded by the coding sequence ATGGGCGCATACGCTGGGGTCGATCTCGGTGCGACACACATCCGCGCCGTCATCGGCGACTCCGACGGGACGCCGGTAGCGTCGTTCAAGCGGGAGACGCCGCGCGGCCCGAACGGCATCGCCGTCACCGAGGCCGTCCTCGACGCGCTCCGGGAGGCCTGTGCCGCCGCCGACATCGACCCGTCCGAGGTCGAGTCGGCCGGGATCGGGTCGTTCGGCCCGCTGGACCTCGCCGAGGGCGTCGTCGAGAACCCCGCGAACCTCCCCGACACGATCGATCGGATCCCCCTGACCGGCCCCGTCGAGAACCTGCTCGGCACCCCCCGGGTGTTCCTCCACAACGACGCCAACGCCGGCGCGATCGCCGAGCGCTTCTACTCCGACCGCAACCCCGACGACATGATCTACCTGACTATCTCGTCGGGGGTCGGTGCCGGTGTCGTCGTCGACGGCAACGTCCTCAGCGGCTGGGACGGCAACGCCGGCGAAGTCGGCCACCTCACCATCGACCCGCAGGGGTTCATGACCTGTGGCTGCGGCCACGACGGCCACTGGGAGGCCTACTGCTCCGGGGAGAACATCCCGCGGTACGCCACCCAACTCCACCGGGAGGACCCCGTCGAGACCGCCCTGCCGATCAACACGGAGGGGTTCGACGCCGCCGACGTCTTCGCGTACGCCGGCGAGGACGCCTTCGCCTCCCACGTCCTCGAACAGGTCTCACACTGGAACGCCATCGGCGTCGCGAACATGGTCCACTCCTACGCGCCGCTGGTCATCTACGTCGGCGGCGCGGTCGCCCTGAACAACCCCGAGCAGGTGCTGGAGCCGATCCGCGAGCAACTCGACGATATGGTGATGTCGAACATCCCGGACATCCAGCTGACGACCCTCGGCGACGACGTGGTCGTCAGGGGCGCGCTCGCGTCGGCGCTGACCGGCGGGACGGGCGATCCCGCACAGGGCGTCTAA
- a CDS encoding Cdc6/Cdc18 family protein, with amino-acid sequence MDIEARIRRRRRRDGQPRLVEDYESLSPVSHVDEPADRGPVLERLLDQLDPVFDGRLPPNVYLSGPPGSGKSAVVTALFTHLERLPSESRAVIHTSTRAQTPTSPAFVYVDARETASEFAFYHAILDELVEESVPEHGIGTSTLRSRLHDLLDGSRSGVVVAVDHVDEAGSLAETELVDLFAGLPSTVSWLAIGRVDPAESRLTEYTATAIEVEPYNRQMLVDVLMTRASAGLAQQALDHGIARDIADWADGNAHDALAVLFDATDRANTAGRTQLTEADVSAAIESMPRPCVSLGVVLALPANRQAVLRELVDLDEGDRESVTATTAAIAGSSRVDLSAATVKRFLYEMAEDGVVERVQSERPDGQGRPPSRVVPRFPPAVFRRLYDLRSG; translated from the coding sequence ATGGACATCGAAGCGCGGATCAGGCGACGGCGACGACGCGACGGACAGCCGCGGCTGGTCGAGGACTACGAGTCGCTCTCACCGGTCAGCCACGTCGACGAGCCGGCCGACCGGGGGCCGGTCCTCGAGCGACTCCTCGACCAGCTCGACCCCGTGTTCGACGGCCGACTGCCGCCGAACGTCTACCTCTCGGGGCCACCCGGGTCGGGCAAGTCCGCCGTCGTGACGGCGCTTTTCACGCACCTCGAACGCCTGCCCTCGGAGTCCCGGGCGGTCATCCACACCAGCACGCGCGCACAGACGCCCACCTCGCCGGCGTTCGTCTACGTCGACGCCAGGGAGACCGCAAGCGAGTTCGCGTTCTACCACGCCATCCTCGACGAACTGGTCGAGGAGTCGGTGCCGGAACACGGGATCGGGACGTCGACGCTGCGCTCGCGGCTCCACGACCTGCTCGACGGGTCCCGGTCGGGCGTCGTCGTCGCCGTCGACCACGTGGACGAGGCGGGTAGTCTCGCCGAGACCGAGCTGGTCGACCTGTTCGCCGGCCTCCCGAGCACGGTCAGCTGGCTCGCGATCGGTCGGGTCGACCCCGCCGAGAGCCGGCTGACGGAGTACACCGCGACCGCCATCGAGGTCGAGCCCTACAACCGACAGATGCTCGTCGACGTGCTGATGACCCGCGCGTCCGCGGGCCTCGCACAGCAGGCGCTCGATCACGGGATCGCCCGCGACATCGCGGACTGGGCCGACGGGAACGCCCACGACGCCCTGGCCGTGCTGTTCGACGCGACGGACCGGGCCAACACCGCCGGTCGGACACAGCTGACCGAGGCCGACGTCTCCGCCGCGATCGAGTCGATGCCACGGCCCTGCGTCTCGCTGGGCGTCGTGCTCGCGCTGCCGGCGAACCGACAGGCGGTGTTGCGTGAACTGGTCGACCTCGACGAGGGCGACCGCGAGTCCGTCACCGCGACGACGGCGGCCATCGCGGGCTCGTCACGGGTCGACCTCTCGGCCGCGACGGTCAAGCGGTTCCTCTACGAGATGGCCGAGGACGGCGTCGTCGAACGCGTCCAGTCCGAGCGTCCGGACGGCCAGGGCCGCCCGCCGAGCCGGGTCGTCCCGCGGTTCCCGCCGGCGGTGTTCCGTCGGCTCTACGACCTGCGGTCGGGGTGA
- the glpK gene encoding glycerol kinase GlpK yields MADTYVGSIDQGTTGTRFMVFDHSGQVVANAYEKHEQIYPEPGWVEHDPIEIWENTQEVVKRGLDDADLDATQLEALGITNQRETTVVWDAETGKPVHNALVWQDRRTTDRVEELEAQDKVEDIREKTGLEADAYFSATKTEWILDNAEPLKMQSSRGEDLRDRAEAGELRMGTIDAWLIYNLTGNHITDVTNASRTMLYNIRDLEWDDELLDEFGVPHSMLPEVRPSSDEELYGHTDPDGFLGAEVPVAGALGDQQAALFGQTCFDEGDAKNTYGTGSFYLMNTGEEAVASDHGLLTTIGFQMSGEPVQYALEGAIFITGAAIEWLEDVDLINNAAQTAELARSVDSTDGVYMVPAFTGLGAPHWDGRARGTIVGMTRGTEKEHIVRATLESIAYQTRDVAEAMEADSGVETTTLRVDGGAVKNNFLCQLQSDIIQTDIVRPEVDETTALGSAYAAGLAVGYWDTVDELRDNWQVDREFSAEMDGEEADKLYSRWDDAVERSLDWAREE; encoded by the coding sequence ATGGCAGACACGTACGTCGGTTCGATCGACCAAGGCACGACAGGCACGCGATTTATGGTGTTCGACCACAGCGGACAGGTGGTCGCCAACGCCTACGAGAAACACGAGCAGATCTACCCGGAGCCGGGCTGGGTCGAGCACGACCCAATCGAGATCTGGGAGAACACCCAGGAGGTCGTCAAGCGGGGGCTGGACGACGCCGACCTGGACGCGACGCAACTGGAGGCGCTGGGGATCACGAACCAGCGCGAGACCACCGTCGTCTGGGACGCCGAGACGGGCAAACCCGTCCACAACGCCTTAGTCTGGCAGGACCGCCGGACCACCGACCGCGTCGAAGAGCTCGAAGCCCAGGACAAGGTCGAAGACATCCGCGAGAAGACCGGCCTCGAAGCCGACGCCTACTTCTCGGCCACCAAGACCGAGTGGATCCTCGACAACGCCGAGCCGCTGAAGATGCAGTCCTCCCGGGGGGAGGACCTGCGCGACCGCGCAGAGGCAGGGGAACTCCGGATGGGGACCATCGACGCGTGGCTCATCTACAACCTCACGGGCAACCACATCACGGACGTCACCAACGCCTCCCGGACGATGCTGTACAATATCCGGGACCTGGAGTGGGACGACGAACTCCTCGACGAGTTCGGCGTTCCCCACTCGATGCTGCCGGAGGTCCGGCCCTCCTCGGACGAGGAACTGTACGGCCACACCGACCCCGACGGCTTCCTCGGCGCGGAGGTACCGGTCGCCGGTGCGCTGGGCGACCAGCAGGCGGCGCTGTTCGGGCAGACCTGCTTCGACGAGGGGGACGCGAAGAACACCTACGGCACGGGGTCGTTCTACCTGATGAACACCGGCGAGGAGGCCGTCGCCTCCGACCACGGCCTCCTGACGACCATCGGCTTCCAGATGTCCGGTGAACCGGTCCAGTACGCGCTCGAAGGTGCGATCTTCATCACGGGGGCGGCGATCGAGTGGCTGGAGGACGTCGACCTGATCAACAACGCCGCCCAGACCGCGGAGCTCGCGCGTTCGGTCGACTCGACGGACGGCGTGTACATGGTGCCGGCGTTCACCGGCCTCGGTGCACCTCACTGGGACGGCCGCGCACGCGGGACGATCGTCGGGATGACCCGCGGGACGGAGAAAGAACACATCGTCCGGGCGACCCTGGAGTCGATCGCCTACCAGACCCGCGACGTCGCCGAGGCGATGGAGGCCGACTCCGGCGTCGAGACGACGACCCTGCGGGTCGACGGCGGGGCGGTCAAGAACAACTTCCTCTGTCAGCTCCAGTCGGACATCATCCAGACGGACATCGTGCGTCCCGAGGTCGACGAGACGACGGCGCTCGGCTCGGCCTACGCGGCCGGGCTGGCCGTCGGCTACTGGGACACCGTCGACGAACTCCGTGACAACTGGCAGGTCGACCGGGAGTTCTCCGCGGAGATGGACGGGGAGGAAGCCGACAAGCTCTACAGTCGCTGGGACGACGCCGTCGAGCGCTCCCTGGACTGGGCGCGGGAGGAGTAA